The Edaphobacter sp. 12200R-103 genome contains a region encoding:
- a CDS encoding N-acetyltransferase codes for MALFVERNSPKFAALEWDDIQLRPVLQMQYRARIKGFAQQFSGLQDFVICDIQQQPIGELLLNHSAGEIRVVDLCISSAYQGRGIATQLLSELQYKAATKAAMITLSVDHGNPARRLYERLGFQEIASDALQVEMHWRATDSKSANKG; via the coding sequence TTGGCTCTCTTCGTCGAAAGGAATTCACCGAAATTCGCGGCTCTGGAATGGGATGACATCCAACTTCGCCCGGTCCTGCAAATGCAGTATCGGGCACGCATAAAGGGATTTGCTCAGCAGTTTTCCGGCCTGCAGGATTTCGTAATTTGCGACATACAGCAGCAGCCGATTGGCGAGCTGCTTCTAAATCATAGCGCCGGCGAGATACGGGTTGTCGATCTATGCATTTCGAGTGCGTACCAGGGTCGAGGAATTGCGACACAGTTGCTGTCGGAGCTGCAATATAAGGCTGCGACAAAGGCAGCCATGATCACACTCAGCGTCGATCATGGAAATCCGGCTCGAAGGTTATACGAACGGCTTGGATTTCAGGAAATAGCAAGCGATGCTCTCCAGGTAGAGATGCATTGGAGAGCTACCGATAGTAAATCGGCGAATAAAGGTTGA